A window from Larimichthys crocea isolate SSNF chromosome XXIII, L_crocea_2.0, whole genome shotgun sequence encodes these proteins:
- the eif1axb gene encoding eukaryotic translation initiation factor 1A X-linked b, with the protein MPKNKGKGGKNRRRGKNENESEKRELVFKEDGQEYAQVIKMLGNGRLEAMCFDGTKRLCHIRGKLRKKVWINTSDIILVGLRDYQDNKADVILKYNADEARSLKAYGELPEHAKINETDTFGPGDDDEIQFDDIGDDDEDIDEI; encoded by the exons GTAAAGGAGGAAAGAATCGGCGACGTGGAAAGAACGAGAATGAGTCTGAGAAGAGAGAGCTGGTGTTCAAAGAGGACGGACAGG AATATGCTCAGGTGATTAAAATGCTGGGGAACGGACGTCTGGAGGCCATGTGCTTCGATGGAACCAAGCGGCTTTGCCACATCAGAGGAAAACTCCGGAAAAAG GTCTGGATTAACACGTCGGACATCATCCTGGTCGGACTGAGAGATTACCAG GATAACAAAGCCGACGTCATCCTCAAGTACAACGCAGACGAGGCTCGCAGTTTGAAAGCGTACGGAGAGCTGCCAGAGCACG CCAAAATCAACGAGACAGACACCTTCGGACCCGGAGACGACGACGAGATCCAGTTTGATGACATTGGCGACGATGACGAAGACATTGACGAG aTCTAA